From Pontibacter actiniarum, a single genomic window includes:
- a CDS encoding zinc dependent phospholipase C family protein yields MASRSKAILLLLTVLLPLNGYTWGFFAHQRINRLAVFALPPEMVGFYKKHIRYITENAVNPDRRRYAVEGEAARHYIDLDVYGDSALQKVPRFWQQAVEKYTEDTLQAYGIVPWHISLMKYQLTQAFKERNLDRILRLSTEIGHYVADACVPLHTTQNYNGQFTGQRGIHAFWETRLPELFSDNYDFFVGQASYIEQPQLRAWDLVASAHTALDSVLYFEKQLTQEFDQEKKYSFEVRNNLTTRVYSRGFSEAYSDKLNGQVERQMRLAVHTVASYWYTAWVDAGQPDLRTLGKLSPQEQQRLEMEKKAYEQGAHKPREEGDL; encoded by the coding sequence ATGGCCTCCAGATCAAAAGCTATACTTCTGCTGCTCACCGTGTTGCTGCCGCTCAACGGCTATACCTGGGGCTTTTTTGCGCACCAGCGCATTAACCGGCTGGCGGTGTTTGCCCTTCCGCCCGAAATGGTGGGCTTCTACAAAAAGCACATTCGCTACATTACAGAGAACGCCGTAAACCCCGACCGCCGCCGCTATGCCGTGGAGGGGGAGGCCGCACGCCACTACATCGACCTGGACGTGTACGGCGACAGCGCCCTGCAAAAAGTGCCGCGGTTCTGGCAGCAGGCTGTGGAGAAGTACACCGAAGACACCTTGCAGGCCTACGGCATTGTGCCCTGGCACATCAGCCTGATGAAATACCAGCTGACGCAGGCGTTTAAAGAACGGAACCTCGACCGCATCCTGCGCCTCAGCACGGAGATAGGCCATTACGTGGCCGACGCCTGCGTACCGCTGCACACCACCCAGAACTACAACGGCCAGTTTACCGGCCAGCGCGGCATACACGCCTTCTGGGAAACGCGGCTGCCCGAGCTCTTCTCCGACAACTATGACTTCTTTGTTGGCCAAGCCAGCTACATTGAGCAGCCGCAGCTACGTGCCTGGGACCTGGTAGCGAGCGCCCACACAGCCCTGGACTCCGTTTTATACTTTGAGAAGCAGCTGACGCAGGAGTTTGACCAGGAAAAGAAGTATAGCTTTGAGGTTCGCAACAACCTGACCACCCGCGTGTACTCCCGTGGCTTTTCAGAGGCCTACAGCGATAAGCTAAACGGCCAGGTAGAGCGGCAGATGCGGCTGGCAGTGCACACCGTCGCCAGTTACTGGTACACCGCCTGGGTAGACGCCGGACAGCCCGACCTCCGCACGCTGGGCAAACTCTCGCCCCAGGAACAGCAGCGCCTGGAGATGGAGAAAAAGGCCTATGAGCAAGGGGCGCACAAGCCCCGCGAAGAAGGCGACCTCTAG
- the def gene encoding peptide deformylase, protein MIYPIVAYGDPVLKEVAEDIPQDYPNLKELVEDMYATMYHAHGVGLAAPQIGKSIRLFVIDSEPMMDEGDEGKGVKKAFINAEIVEEDGEEWGFEEGCLSIPGVREVVYRPERIVIRYFDEDWNEHEDTYDGMTARVIQHEYDHIEGVLFTDLVSGLKKRLIKNKLSKISRGEVDADYKMNFVGLSKKR, encoded by the coding sequence ATGATTTACCCAATTGTTGCCTACGGCGACCCCGTACTGAAAGAGGTAGCCGAAGATATTCCGCAGGACTACCCGAACCTGAAAGAGCTGGTGGAGGACATGTATGCCACCATGTACCATGCGCACGGCGTGGGCCTGGCAGCCCCGCAGATCGGCAAAAGCATTCGCCTCTTCGTGATCGACTCCGAACCGATGATGGACGAGGGCGACGAAGGCAAGGGTGTGAAGAAGGCCTTTATCAACGCAGAGATTGTAGAGGAAGACGGAGAAGAATGGGGCTTTGAGGAAGGCTGCCTGAGCATACCGGGTGTGCGTGAGGTGGTGTACCGCCCGGAGCGCATCGTGATCCGCTACTTTGATGAGGACTGGAACGAGCACGAGGATACGTACGACGGCATGACGGCCCGCGTGATCCAGCACGAGTACGACCACATCGAGGGTGTCCTTTTCACGGACCTGGTGTCTGGCCTGAAAAAGCGCCTGATCAAGAACAAGCTCTCCAAAATCTCAAGGGGCGAGGTAGACGCAGACTATAAGATGAACTTCGTGGGCTTATCCAAGAAGCGCTAA
- the ettA gene encoding energy-dependent translational throttle protein EttA: protein MSNETIIFSMAGVSKIYPPKKQVLKNIYLSFFYGAKIGVLGLNGSGKSSLLKVIAGVDKEFQGEVVWSPGYTVGYLEQEPQLDPTKTVRQVVEEGVSEVVNLLKEFDEINMKFGEEMTDDEMNKLIERQGEVQERLDQLNAWELDNRLERAMDALRTPPEDAIIGNLSGGEKRRVALCRLLLQEPDVLLLDEPTNHLDAESVDWLEQHLQQYKGTVIAVTHDRYFLDNVAGWILELDRGEGIPWKGNYSSWLEQKSNRLAQEEKTESKRQKTLQRELEWVKMAPKARHAKSKARISQYDKLAGEEASQKEEKLELFIPDGPRLGSQVIEVNHVSKAYGDKLLFEDLNFALPQGGIVGIIGPNGAGKTTLFKLITGQEKPDAGDFTVGSTVQISYVDQEHAQLDPNKSVFEVISGGTEHMIMAGRQVVSRAYVSKFNFSGGDQEKKVEKLSGGERNRVHLAMTLKEGGNLLLLDEPTNDLDVNAIRALEDALENFAGCAVIISHDRWFLDRICTHILAFEGDSQVYWFEGNYTEYEENKKKRMGDIEPKRIRYKKLV from the coding sequence ATGAGCAACGAAACCATTATTTTTTCAATGGCCGGGGTAAGCAAGATCTACCCGCCAAAGAAACAGGTACTTAAGAACATATACCTCTCGTTTTTCTACGGAGCCAAGATCGGCGTGCTGGGCCTCAACGGCTCGGGTAAGTCCAGCTTGCTCAAGGTCATCGCGGGGGTAGACAAGGAGTTCCAGGGCGAGGTGGTGTGGTCTCCGGGCTACACCGTGGGTTACCTGGAGCAGGAGCCGCAGCTGGACCCGACCAAAACCGTTCGCCAGGTGGTAGAGGAAGGCGTAAGCGAGGTGGTGAACCTGCTGAAGGAGTTCGACGAAATCAACATGAAGTTCGGCGAGGAAATGACCGACGATGAGATGAACAAGCTCATCGAGCGCCAGGGCGAGGTGCAGGAGCGCCTGGACCAGCTGAACGCCTGGGAACTGGACAACCGCCTGGAGCGCGCCATGGATGCGCTGCGCACGCCGCCGGAGGATGCCATCATCGGTAACCTGTCGGGTGGTGAGAAGCGCCGCGTGGCCCTGTGCCGCCTGCTGCTGCAGGAGCCGGACGTGCTGTTGCTGGACGAGCCGACCAACCACCTGGACGCCGAGTCGGTGGACTGGCTGGAGCAGCACCTGCAGCAGTACAAAGGCACTGTGATCGCCGTAACCCACGACCGTTACTTCCTGGACAACGTGGCCGGCTGGATTCTGGAACTGGACCGCGGCGAGGGTATTCCGTGGAAAGGCAACTACAGCAGCTGGCTGGAGCAGAAGTCTAACCGCCTGGCACAGGAGGAGAAGACAGAGAGCAAGCGCCAGAAAACACTGCAGCGCGAGCTGGAGTGGGTGAAGATGGCCCCAAAGGCACGCCATGCCAAATCCAAGGCCCGCATCAGCCAGTATGATAAACTGGCCGGAGAAGAGGCCTCTCAGAAAGAAGAGAAGCTGGAGCTGTTCATCCCGGACGGCCCGCGCCTGGGCTCCCAGGTGATAGAGGTGAACCATGTGAGCAAGGCCTACGGCGACAAGCTGCTGTTTGAGGACCTGAACTTTGCGCTGCCGCAGGGTGGTATCGTGGGGATCATCGGCCCGAACGGCGCTGGTAAAACAACGCTGTTTAAACTGATCACAGGCCAGGAGAAGCCGGATGCCGGTGACTTTACCGTGGGCTCTACCGTGCAGATTTCCTATGTAGACCAGGAGCATGCCCAGCTAGACCCGAACAAATCGGTGTTTGAGGTGATCTCAGGCGGTACAGAGCATATGATCATGGCGGGTCGCCAGGTGGTGTCTCGCGCCTATGTGAGCAAGTTTAACTTCTCGGGCGGTGATCAGGAGAAGAAGGTAGAGAAACTGTCGGGTGGTGAGCGTAACCGCGTGCACCTGGCCATGACGCTGAAAGAAGGCGGTAACCTGCTGCTGCTCGATGAACCTACCAACGACCTGGACGTGAACGCGATTCGTGCCCTGGAAGACGCGCTGGAGAACTTTGCCGGCTGTGCCGTGATCATCTCCCACGACCGCTGGTTCCTGGACCGCATCTGTACGCACATCCTGGCCTTTGAGGGCGACTCCCAGGTGTACTGGTTCGAGGGGAACTACACAGAGTACGAAGAGAACAAGAAGAAGCGCATGGGCGATATAGAGCCGAAGCGCATTCGCTATAAAAAGCTGGTATAG
- a CDS encoding serine hydrolase, whose product MTNQTTPKQFRLLLLLLVALLVQPQAWAQQRTSATLQKLDAYYQKALKAWDVPGMAIAIVKDDSVIFSKGYGVLNNKTGGQVDANTLFGIASNTKAYTAAALATLVDQGKLKWKDKVKDYVPYLQLYSPYVTENLTIEDLLSHRVGFKTFSGDLLWYNTTYSRPEIIKRMRYLEPVYGFRDGYGYSNLMFITAGEVIERVTGKTWENYIKETFLQPLGMSRTYTSVNDLKGVQNVASPHGFDAQGKPYATTLTAWDNWNPAAGIFTSVNQDAQWLRLQLNRGTYKGKEIFSEESSRNMWQAHNPIPVSKQAEENIPSTHFAATGLGWFVSDYEGHKLVYHGGGHEGMNSRTVLVPEENLGIVILTNSMSSIMTPLANYTIDQFLEVEQSRDWSQEYLDKAAEAKKAAAEEAAKKPKEKKRKSKPARELSAYTGTYHSQLYGNATVTLQNGKLHLQLEPAPALNGTLSFLEHDIFNLDWKNDFALLHPTNVRFLTGEDGGIAQLRLDSDNPDFHFDELKFEKVK is encoded by the coding sequence ATGACTAACCAAACTACACCCAAGCAGTTCCGGCTGCTACTGCTGCTCCTGGTGGCCCTGCTGGTGCAGCCGCAGGCGTGGGCACAGCAGCGCACCTCCGCCACCCTTCAAAAGCTGGACGCCTACTACCAAAAGGCCCTGAAGGCATGGGATGTGCCGGGCATGGCCATCGCCATCGTGAAAGACGACTCTGTGATCTTCTCGAAAGGCTACGGCGTGCTCAACAACAAGACCGGCGGGCAGGTAGATGCCAACACGCTTTTCGGCATCGCCTCTAACACAAAGGCCTACACCGCCGCCGCCCTGGCCACCCTGGTAGACCAGGGCAAACTGAAGTGGAAGGACAAGGTAAAAGACTACGTGCCTTACCTGCAGCTCTACAGCCCTTATGTAACCGAGAACCTGACCATTGAAGACCTGCTGAGCCACCGGGTAGGCTTTAAGACCTTCAGCGGCGATTTGCTGTGGTACAACACGACCTACAGCCGCCCCGAGATTATCAAACGCATGCGTTACCTGGAGCCGGTGTATGGGTTCCGTGATGGCTACGGGTACTCTAACCTGATGTTTATTACGGCCGGTGAGGTAATTGAGCGCGTGACAGGCAAGACCTGGGAGAACTACATCAAAGAGACTTTCCTGCAGCCGCTGGGCATGAGCCGCACCTATACTTCGGTAAACGACCTGAAGGGGGTGCAGAACGTGGCCTCCCCGCACGGCTTTGATGCGCAGGGCAAGCCTTACGCCACAACCCTCACCGCCTGGGACAACTGGAACCCGGCCGCCGGTATCTTTACCAGCGTTAACCAGGATGCACAGTGGCTGCGCCTGCAGCTGAACCGCGGCACTTACAAAGGCAAGGAAATCTTTAGCGAGGAGTCCAGCCGCAACATGTGGCAGGCACACAACCCGATCCCGGTGTCCAAGCAGGCGGAGGAAAACATTCCGTCCACCCACTTTGCCGCCACGGGCTTAGGCTGGTTTGTGAGCGACTATGAAGGGCACAAGCTGGTGTACCACGGCGGCGGCCACGAAGGCATGAACAGCCGCACCGTGCTGGTGCCGGAGGAGAACCTGGGCATTGTGATACTGACCAACAGCATGAGCAGCATCATGACGCCACTGGCCAACTACACGATCGATCAGTTTCTGGAGGTGGAGCAAAGCCGCGACTGGAGCCAGGAGTACCTGGATAAAGCCGCAGAGGCCAAGAAGGCAGCGGCTGAGGAAGCCGCTAAAAAGCCGAAGGAAAAGAAGCGCAAGAGCAAGCCGGCACGCGAGCTCTCGGCCTACACCGGCACCTACCACAGCCAGCTGTACGGCAACGCCACAGTAACGCTGCAGAACGGCAAGCTACACCTGCAACTGGAGCCGGCCCCTGCCCTCAACGGCACGCTGAGCTTCCTGGAGCACGACATCTTTAACCTCGACTGGAAAAACGACTTCGCCTTGCTGCACCCCACCAATGTGCGCTTTTTAACCGGCGAGGACGGAGGCATTGCCCAGCTGCGCCTGGATTCAGACAACCCGGACTTTCATTTCGATGAGCTGAAGTTTGAGAAGGTAAAGTAG
- a CDS encoding ion channel, translated as MFGRTIDLGLGRKYAGRTKRLMNKDGSFNIVKRGSQPRLYDTYQYLNSLSVERLSVLILVIYLFINILFALLYLWCGVENLHGIDPDLPPFLNAFFFSVQTFTTVGYGVLSPYGVAVNLVVTIEAFLGWVGFAIITGVVFSRFSKPNVRILYSDNAVITPHGEGKTLEFRLANKRNNMLMEMEARVLLMVQDEKFERHYYNLKLEQASLHFFPLNWTIVHHIDEDSPLYNRTPAELEELRAEVLIMIKGYDESFGQYIHSRFSYLYDEILWNARFKKVYEADAEGETVFNLLRLHETEPVG; from the coding sequence ATGTTTGGGCGAACCATTGACCTCGGCCTGGGAAGAAAATACGCCGGCAGAACAAAGCGGCTCATGAACAAGGACGGCTCCTTCAACATTGTGAAGCGGGGGAGCCAGCCACGCCTTTACGATACCTACCAGTACCTCAACAGCCTTTCGGTAGAGCGCCTGTCGGTGCTGATTCTGGTAATATACCTCTTCATCAATATCCTGTTTGCGCTGCTGTACCTGTGGTGCGGGGTGGAGAACCTGCATGGGATAGACCCTGACCTGCCGCCTTTCCTGAACGCGTTCTTCTTCAGTGTGCAGACCTTTACCACCGTGGGCTACGGTGTGCTGTCGCCGTACGGCGTGGCCGTCAACCTGGTGGTCACCATAGAGGCCTTTCTGGGCTGGGTAGGGTTCGCCATTATCACCGGGGTGGTGTTTAGCCGGTTCTCGAAGCCCAACGTGCGTATCCTCTACAGCGACAACGCTGTTATCACTCCTCACGGGGAGGGAAAGACGCTGGAGTTCCGGCTTGCCAACAAGCGCAACAACATGCTCATGGAGATGGAGGCAAGGGTGTTGCTGATGGTGCAGGACGAGAAGTTTGAGCGCCACTACTATAACCTGAAGCTTGAGCAGGCCTCGCTGCACTTCTTTCCGCTCAACTGGACCATTGTGCACCACATCGACGAAGACAGCCCGCTCTACAACAGGACCCCGGCGGAGCTGGAGGAGCTAAGGGCGGAGGTGCTGATCATGATCAAAGGCTATGACGAATCGTTTGGCCAGTACATCCACTCCCGCTTCTCCTACCTGTACGACGAGATCCTGTGGAATGCCCGCTTCAAAAAAGTATATGAGGCAGACGCCGAAGGGGAGACGGTCTTTAACCTGCTCCGGCTGCACGAAACAGAGCCTGTAGGCTAG
- a CDS encoding homogentisate 1,2-dioxygenase gives MAFYYKLGEIPHKRHTQFRQPDGSLYAEQLVGTLGFSGVSSLLYHINPPTQISRIGEPRPFAPKRAEGVKLAPQHLRTVEVNATGPDYLSARKTMLFNNDVAISLCNPSEHEMDYYYKNGQADEVVFVHDGTGDLLTQMGRIPFGPGDYLVIPRTVIHKFRFDKSDSQVRLLVIESFSPIETPRRYRNHFGQLLEHAPFCERDMRPPVELITETDKGEHLVQVKKEGELHQFYYDFSPFDAVGWDGYFYPYAFNIKDFEPITGRIHQPPPVHQTFEAHNFVICSFVPRLFDYHPLSIPAPYNHSNVDSDEVLYYVEGNFMSRKGVDRGSFTIHPGGIPHGPHPGTVEASIGKKETEEYAVMIDTFKPLHLTVDALPYLDENYPMSWNEHGDGNVRKGDMFD, from the coding sequence ATGGCCTTTTACTATAAATTAGGAGAGATCCCGCACAAGCGGCATACACAGTTCCGGCAACCCGACGGCAGCCTCTATGCAGAGCAGCTGGTGGGCACGCTGGGCTTCAGTGGTGTTTCGTCGCTGCTGTACCACATTAACCCGCCCACCCAGATCAGCCGCATCGGGGAGCCAAGGCCTTTCGCGCCGAAAAGAGCCGAGGGCGTAAAGCTGGCGCCGCAGCACCTGCGCACCGTGGAGGTAAACGCCACTGGCCCTGACTACCTCAGCGCCCGCAAAACCATGCTGTTCAACAACGATGTAGCCATCAGCCTCTGCAACCCATCGGAGCACGAGATGGACTACTACTACAAGAACGGCCAGGCCGATGAGGTGGTGTTCGTGCACGACGGCACCGGCGATCTGCTCACCCAGATGGGGCGCATCCCGTTTGGCCCCGGCGATTACCTCGTTATCCCGCGCACGGTCATCCACAAGTTCCGCTTCGACAAGAGCGACAGCCAGGTAAGGCTGCTGGTGATCGAGTCGTTTAGCCCGATTGAGACGCCGCGCCGCTACCGCAACCACTTTGGGCAGCTGCTGGAGCATGCACCGTTCTGTGAGCGCGACATGCGCCCGCCGGTGGAGCTCATCACCGAGACCGATAAGGGTGAGCACCTGGTACAGGTGAAGAAGGAGGGGGAGCTGCATCAGTTCTACTATGACTTCAGCCCGTTCGATGCCGTGGGCTGGGACGGCTACTTTTACCCGTATGCCTTCAACATAAAGGATTTTGAGCCGATCACGGGCCGCATCCACCAGCCGCCTCCGGTGCACCAGACCTTTGAGGCGCACAACTTCGTGATCTGCTCCTTTGTGCCGCGCCTTTTCGACTACCACCCGCTGTCTATCCCGGCGCCGTACAACCACTCCAACGTAGACTCCGACGAGGTGCTGTACTATGTGGAGGGCAACTTTATGAGCCGCAAAGGCGTGGACCGAGGCTCCTTTACCATCCACCCGGGCGGTATTCCGCACGGGCCGCACCCGGGCACCGTGGAGGCAAGCATCGGCAAAAAGGAGACAGAGGAGTATGCCGTGATGATCGATACCTTTAAGCCGCTGCATTTAACAGTGGATGCCCTGCCGTACCTGGACGAGAACTACCCGATGAGCTGGAACGAGCATGGCGACGGCAACGTGCGCAAAGGAGATATGTTTGACTAA
- the ruvX gene encoding Holliday junction resolvase RuvX, translated as MARILGIDYGTKRVGLAATDTLQIIASPLETVHAKDVLTYLKAYVQREPVEAFVLGMPKRLSGEATDATQHVVGFQRKLLKEFPGIPVHIIDERFTSKMAQQAMLAGGLKKKDRQDKGTVDRLSAAIILQSYLESRSI; from the coding sequence ATGGCGAGGATTTTAGGGATTGATTACGGGACAAAGCGCGTGGGGCTGGCCGCTACGGATACGCTCCAGATTATCGCGAGCCCGCTAGAAACCGTTCACGCCAAAGATGTGTTAACATACCTAAAGGCCTATGTGCAGCGCGAGCCGGTAGAGGCTTTTGTGCTGGGCATGCCCAAGCGCCTTTCCGGCGAGGCCACGGATGCCACGCAGCATGTGGTGGGTTTCCAGCGCAAGCTGCTCAAGGAGTTCCCAGGCATCCCGGTGCACATCATCGATGAGCGCTTTACCTCCAAAATGGCGCAGCAGGCCATGCTGGCAGGGGGCCTTAAAAAGAAAGACCGGCAGGACAAAGGCACCGTAGACCGCCTGAGCGCCGCCATTATTTTACAGTCGTATTTAGAAAGCAGAAGTATATGA
- a CDS encoding S41 family peptidase — protein sequence MDKMEQGDGRQEIRNSPFQIKLPLFIGMALVVGVLLGATTFAPSSNNPQGTAKSYLKFRDILSYIDRDYVDTVDIEKLTDFAITEMLHKLDPHTAYIPADELAMARSYLEGDFEGIGVEFNIFKDTIYVITPLSGGPSEAAGIQAGDKIIKVNGENVAGTGINNEGVFKRLRGKQGTKVSLTIQREAVKKPLTFTIERSKIPTYSVDVSYMVDKKTGYIKVSRFSATTYEEFQEALLDLKSKGLEQLILDLRGNPGGYMDHAIRMADEFVSGNKMIVYTDGKGDKYDSKTFAEEQGAFEDGPLIVLLDEGSASASEIVAGALQDNDRALIVGRRSFGKGLVQMPIPLNDGSELRLTISRYYTPSGRSIQKPYGEGMEDYQMDILNRFENGEYFHPDSSLFVDSLKYKTLKGRPVYGGGGIMPDVFVPRDTTELSEYLSQLYNKNIIREYTLEYYQKHRKELEKMPFEKFNKSFEVTDKMLQDVVQMARASGVAYNDAEFRRSKNLLRNNLKAFISRSVYGNSGFFPVLHQSDEEFQQALKHFSRAQGLAAGSM from the coding sequence ATGGATAAGATGGAGCAAGGGGATGGAAGACAGGAGATTCGGAACTCGCCTTTTCAGATAAAGCTGCCGCTGTTTATCGGCATGGCACTGGTAGTGGGCGTGCTCCTGGGGGCCACAACCTTCGCGCCGTCCTCAAACAACCCGCAGGGCACCGCCAAAAGTTACCTGAAGTTCCGCGACATCCTCAGCTACATAGACCGCGATTACGTGGACACTGTGGATATTGAGAAGCTCACTGACTTCGCCATCACCGAAATGCTGCACAAGCTGGACCCGCACACCGCATACATTCCAGCCGATGAACTGGCCATGGCCCGCTCGTACCTGGAGGGCGACTTTGAGGGTATCGGAGTAGAGTTCAACATCTTTAAGGATACGATCTATGTCATCACGCCCCTGAGCGGCGGCCCATCGGAGGCGGCTGGTATACAGGCCGGCGATAAAATCATTAAGGTAAACGGCGAGAATGTGGCCGGCACGGGAATCAACAACGAGGGCGTTTTTAAGCGCCTGCGGGGGAAGCAGGGTACCAAGGTAAGCCTGACCATTCAGCGCGAGGCGGTGAAGAAGCCGCTCACCTTCACCATCGAGCGCAGCAAAATACCGACCTACTCCGTGGATGTGAGCTATATGGTGGATAAGAAGACCGGCTACATCAAAGTGAGCCGCTTCTCGGCCACCACTTACGAAGAGTTTCAGGAGGCGCTGCTGGACCTGAAAAGCAAAGGGCTGGAGCAGCTGATACTGGACCTGCGCGGCAACCCCGGCGGTTACATGGACCATGCCATCCGCATGGCCGACGAGTTTGTGTCTGGCAACAAGATGATCGTGTACACCGATGGCAAAGGCGACAAGTACGATTCCAAGACCTTTGCGGAGGAGCAGGGCGCTTTTGAGGATGGCCCGCTGATCGTGCTGCTGGATGAGGGCAGCGCCTCGGCCTCTGAGATTGTGGCCGGAGCCCTGCAGGACAATGACCGGGCGCTGATTGTAGGCCGTCGCTCCTTTGGCAAAGGCCTGGTGCAGATGCCGATCCCGCTGAACGACGGCTCCGAACTGCGCCTGACCATTTCGCGCTACTATACGCCAAGCGGGCGCTCCATCCAGAAACCGTACGGCGAGGGGATGGAGGATTACCAGATGGACATCCTGAACCGCTTCGAGAACGGCGAGTACTTCCACCCGGACAGCAGCCTGTTTGTGGATTCGCTGAAGTATAAAACACTGAAGGGCCGCCCTGTGTACGGCGGCGGCGGCATTATGCCGGATGTGTTCGTGCCCCGCGATACCACCGAGCTGTCGGAGTACCTGAGCCAGCTGTATAACAAGAACATCATCCGGGAGTATACCCTGGAGTACTACCAGAAGCACCGCAAGGAGCTGGAGAAAATGCCTTTCGAGAAGTTTAACAAGAGCTTTGAAGTAACCGATAAAATGCTGCAGGATGTGGTGCAGATGGCGCGCGCCTCCGGTGTGGCCTATAACGATGCAGAGTTCAGGCGGTCGAAGAACCTGCTTCGCAACAACCTGAAGGCGTTTATCTCGCGCAGCGTGTACGGCAATAGCGGCTTCTTCCCGGTGCTGCACCAGTCAGACGAGGAGTTTCAGCAGGCGCTCAAGCACTTTAGCCGGGCCCAGGGCCTGGCCGCAGGAAGTATGTAG
- a CDS encoding co-chaperone GroES encodes MRISEENKLEKIIIVGDRVLIKPKTARDQTKSGLYLPPGVQAKEKVQEGYIMKVGPGYPIPADFGYDEESWGQEEEEVRYIPLQAKEGDLAIYLQRDAIEINYLGEKYFIVPQSAVLMLVREEDL; translated from the coding sequence ATGAGGATTTCAGAAGAGAATAAATTGGAGAAGATCATCATAGTGGGCGACCGCGTGCTGATAAAGCCGAAGACCGCCCGCGACCAGACTAAAAGCGGCCTGTACCTGCCGCCAGGCGTGCAGGCAAAGGAGAAGGTGCAGGAGGGCTACATCATGAAGGTAGGCCCCGGCTACCCGATTCCTGCCGACTTCGGCTACGACGAGGAGTCGTGGGGGCAGGAGGAGGAAGAGGTGCGCTACATCCCGCTGCAAGCTAAAGAGGGCGACCTGGCCATTTACCTGCAACGCGACGCCATCGAGATTAACTACCTTGGTGAGAAGTACTTTATCGTGCCCCAGTCGGCGGTGCTGATGCTGGTGCGGGAGGAGGACCTGTAA